A stretch of Nymphaea colorata isolate Beijing-Zhang1983 unplaced genomic scaffold, ASM883128v2 scaffold0426, whole genome shotgun sequence DNA encodes these proteins:
- the LOC116244977 gene encoding LOW QUALITY PROTEIN: uncharacterized protein LOC116244977 (The sequence of the model RefSeq protein was modified relative to this genomic sequence to represent the inferred CDS: inserted 2 bases in 2 codons; substituted 5 bases at 5 genomic stop codons) → MLADDAKQALGVDGALWLDWWLCFRLRPQLDGFLNDRFPILKGSLGHDLIDVRSLLSQANLLTYDPGFMCTASCISNICYINGEKGELLYRGYRIEDLAYHSTYMETCYLLLYGTLPSHSXLTKFEEVVLGEMMINXKMIEFYKGFRSXAHPMAIMVGVVGALSAFLHSDYDLXQPTDRQEMAIKLIAKMPTLAAYAYRTAMGLPIVYPKKNFGYMKNFLYMMFSNPMSDKFDIDPEIIRALXVIWICHAEHEQNASTSTVRIAGSSHANPFACIAAGIGSLWGPYHGGANEAVLNMLEEILNEGASIQDIISRSKDKNSNFRLMGFGHRVYKNFDPRXTIMQKMCYTVLETIQDNETKPLLDLAINLEKEALADDYFIKRKLYPNVDFYTGIVYKAIGIPKDMFTVLFAVSRSVGWMAHWCEMMNENTNRISRPRQMYVGSKHRXYEKVEDRSNEDSRVLEMPKLCKLTSLMKL, encoded by the exons ATGCTCGCTGATGATGCTAAACAAGCTCTTGGAGTAGATGGTGCTCTTTGGCTTGACTGGTGGCTTTGCTTCAGGCTTCGGCCTCAACTGGATGGGTTTCTCAACGATAGG TTTCCTATCCTCAAGGGGTCACTCGGGCATGATCTGATCGACGTTCGATCATTACTCTCTCAAGCCAATCTGCTCACCTACGATCCAGGATTCATGTGCACTGCAAGCTGCATCTCCAATATCTGCTACATCAACGGTGAGAAGGGAGAATTGCTTTACCGTGGCTACCGCATCGAGGATCTGGCATATCATTCAACCTATATGGAGACATGCTACTTACTACTGTACGGCACTTTGCCATCGCATAGCTAACTCACCAAGTTCGAAGAGGTAGTCTTGGGAGAGATGATGatcaattaaaaaatgataGAGTTTTATAAAGGATTCAGAAGCTAAGCTCATCCCATGGCCATCATGGTTGGCGTCGTTGGAGCCCTTTCTGCCTTCCTCCACTCAGACTATGATC TTCAACCCACGGATAGGCAGGAAATGGCCATCAAATTGATAGCTAAAATGCCAACTCTTGCTGCCTACGCCTATCGTACTGCTATGGGTCTTCCTATAGTGTATCCCAAAAAAAATTTCGGCTACATGAAAAATTTCCTCTACATGATGTTCTCTAACCCAATGAGTGATAAATTCGATATTGACCCGGAAATCATTCGCGCCCTGTAGGTCATATGGATTTGCCACGCCGAGCATGAGCAAAATGCATCAACCTCTACCGTCCGTATCGCTGGCAGCTCGCATGCCAATCCCTTCGCTTGCATCGCAGCAGGCATAGGATCACTGTGGGGACCCTATCACGGTGGAGCCAATGAAGCTGTCCTCAATATGCTTGAAGAAATTCTCAACGAGGGTGCCTCGATTCAGGATATCATCAGTCGTTCCAAAGATAAAAACTCTAACTTCCGTCTTATGGGATTTGGGCATCGCgtttacaaaaattttgacCCTC CCACTATCATGCAGAAGATGTGCTACACGGTTCTAGAAACCATTCAGGATAATGAAACGAAGCCTCTTCTTGATCTTGCAATCAACCTCGAAAAGGAAGCCCTTGCCGACGATTACTTCATCAAGCGAAAGCTTTACCCCAACGTAGACTTCTACACAGGTATTGTCTACAAGGCTATCGGCATTCCCAAGGATATGTTTACTGTCCTTTTTGCAGTCTCAAGAAGCGTGGGTTGGATGGCACACTGGTGCGAGATGATGAACGAAAACACGAACCGCATTAGCCGTCCGAGGCAAATGTACGTGGGATCTAAGCACCGCTAATACGAAAAAGTGGAGGACAGGAGTAACGAGGACTCACGAGTGCTTGAGATGCCAAAGCTATGCAAGCTTACTAGTCTCATGAAGTTGTGA